The nucleotide window AACAAGCGTACATCGCGTCTAGGTACCTCCCCGTCGATTACGATAAGGGGGCCGTAGAAAGGGCTTTGAAACTGGTCGAGGCGGTGTTAGGTGAGCTGGGAATACCTTAAGAAGAAATGGGAGGAGAGGAAGGGGTACTTAAAGGACGCAAGGCGTTATGTAAGGCTTATTAAGGAAGTCTGTGTCGAGAAAGTCGACCCGGAGTGTAGGGTGATCCTCTTCGGCTCTGTGGCTAGGGGCGATTACAGGGACGACAGCGACATCGACGTGTTGGTGGTCACGGACAAGGCCGTTACTGTGTGGGACAAGGTGAACATCCAAGTAGTGATAGAGGGTGAGTTAAACATAGGTAGCCCCTTTGAGTTCCACATAGTGACTAGAAAAGAGTTTGAGGGGTGGTATAAGAGGTTTATCGACGTTTACGAGGAGTTCTGAGGGGGGTTTAGGGAAAACGTTAAGACAAACTGACAGGTTTCACCCCGTCGGGGGTTTAGCCGGTAAAGCGACCCGTCGGGGTGCGTAAAGCGTGGCTGTTAAGGAGCAGAGGGCTAGTTTCAGCCCACGACGCTAAGGTTTTTAGATGTAAAAGTGCTTGTTCTCCACCTTATGTCGTCTATGGAGTAACGTTTTGCGTTAAGCATGCATTCACTTCCCCCTAATTGGTCACGGCCTTTACGTTTTTGCGGTCATAGTATAGGCCCTAGAGCGCTCGACCTGAGACGGAGTTTAGTGTAACGTTTTACGTAAAACCCTTGTGTATGATATATTTTTACTAATTACATGAGTACTATTACATACTTCTCAATCAAAAACCAGTAGTTTTTGGCCATTTACATAAGTATATGTATAAGTATTACTATAAATGTTTAGGATAATTACCCAGCAGCCACGATTTTCAGTATTTACTACAACGTACTTACCCAGGTATTTGGGGCCTTTATCCATGAGCTTTTCCGTCATAATACGTATAATACCTCCAGAAGGAACACATAAGTGTGGGAGGGGCTCTTAGAGGAGTTAACGCCAATGGGGAGACGTAAGGAATTACCCAAGGGTGGGATATTGGTCAACGGTCTCCCTTTACTGTCCTTAAGGGGTCCTCCAGGTCTGAGAGGGTTTTAAGAAACGTCAATTTGCACTAACTATCGGGAAATAAAAATGGGATTATACGTCCGTGACCTTAAAGATATGCCTTATTTACTAGCGTCAAAAACTTGAGTTGAATTTTTTCTTTACTAACGTTAACTCGGACATAGGGGTCTATGACCCTCGGTATTATAATTTCTCTACCGTCATAAGTTATAACACGCCAGTCCCCCGAAAGTGACGGGGCCCGAGTCGGTGTTTGTACCCATTACTTCTCGTTTAACGTTAATGACGTCTGTCCTACTTATTTCATCCCGGTAGGCTACTGGTTCTTCCCAAAAGGTTAAAGGACGACATGTCCCGCAATACCACCGACAACGCTAAGGCTAGATAAAAGAAAAAATACCAACACCATTATTAAGGGGGACTCGCGGAACGAGAGAAACGGGACTATGGAGTGTCTAGTAGAAGTTTTGTAGTAACTAAATACAAGCGTACCAATAATTTATGGCTAATACGAAGACACTAACGTATTTTATTAACTTAATAATTATCACCTTGTACCGATATGACCTCATCGCTGTTAACCACCTTGTAAACACCACCAGTTGAGGCAGCGTACATAGTATATGGTGATCCTGGAGCTGACGTCCTCGTATGGTCTATTGAGAAATTAAGTAACGTCGCCTCCTCCCTGTTAAGATTTCTAGTATAGTTCGGCATATGTTATGTTTATTATGAATAATGTAAGTAGGTGCGATATACCTCATGTCTGTTACCTTCCCTTCCGGCATGTCGTCGCTCCCCCTCAGGAGTCTTTGTCGTGTCCGTGTTATACCCCTTTAAGTGGCCCCACGTGTCATTGACATGTCAAGTAGCATGACGCTGAGACCCTCTTTTTCACGGGGTCAGAACATACCGTTTTACTTCGTTTAGGTAACCTAAATTCGACTTAACTTAGAGTATGAAAGTCTTACTAGTACTCACCGAAGCCCTGTTTACAATAAGTAAACTATTTATTCCCTCGGGGATAGTATAACTTATGGGTAAAACTGTAATAATCTCAGTAAGGGTCCCCGAGGAGTTAAAAAGGGAGCTCGAAAAGTATAACATAGACGAAGCTGAAGTGGTAAGGAAGGCTTTAATAAACGAGGTAAAAAAGGCAAAGGCTAGAGAGTTGGAAAAACGTTTAGACGACGTAGTAAAGAAGATAAGTGTGGACGACGTAGTAAAGAGTATAAGAGAGGACAGAGACAGCAGATGAGTTACGTCTTTGACGCTTCCTCAATAATTAGACTAATTAGCGAGAAAAGAGTAGGAGTATTAGGAGGTAATTATACAGTCCCCTTAGCTAAGTTTGAACTGGGGAATACGGTCTGGAAGTATGTAATATTACACAAGACACTTTCGGAAGACGAGGGGTTAAGACTGATAAACATAATATCGGAAGTCCTAACGACTATGGACGTCATTGACGTAGACGAAGTCGAGGTGGAAAAGGTAGCGTTAACTTATAAATTATCCTTTTATGACGCCTCATATGTCCAACTCGCAATAGGCTTATCACTGCCTTTAGTTACAGAAGATAAGAAGCTCAAGGAAAAAGTTAGGGGTAAAATTAACGTGACCTCTGCTGACGAAGTTACGCCCTAATTATTAAGAGTAGACATACAACGTCCTCCTTCCCCCTACTGGCTGTAATATATAGGGGTAAATACGGTTAGTGTTGAAAAGTTACCACACTGAAGAGTTAGCTAGTAAGGATAGTGAGCCGGGTGTCGGAGGGGACAAGTCCTGTGCCGTAACATAATTGTTCTTGTGGAGTGTGCTCTAAAACAGTCATCAATTCGATAAGTGTTTGTACATTATGTCAAATAAACATCGATATGTTTAACCGCCCTTAAACGGACCTAATTAAGGGATGTCTTCTGATCGAGGACACGCGACGATTAATGACAGTGCTCCTTTGGGTGACCGAATAAATAAGTTATAAACCCTTGCACATAAGTGTTTCTAAAGTAATGTTTGCCTTTATACTTCTAGCTCTTTCCCGCGCGTAGTAATAGAAAGGACGGTTTTTATAAATACCGCGATATTTTTACAAACTCTCACCAAATTTTATGGCTGGTTAAGAGCATTCCCAAATGCTGTCACGTATGAGGTGCCAGTAGCGTCTGCTATGCCTCGTGCCCTCGTCCCACCTATTATCGGGCCTACGAGCAGTTTTTCAAGGTATCTTCCCTTATCCTAGGTAACCCGTTCTTGGTGACGGTCTCTATTGTCAGTCGTGTGCCCCTATCTTTTTCGGTGTCACTGAGGTGGTTTTTGTTAGTGCCGGATTTTATAGTGCATAGTTTAAAAGGTTTTTAAGGCCTCGTAATACCCCGCCCACGGTTTTTCAATAAACGCTAACTGAGTATAAATCGGAGCAGTCCCCTTACCTACCAGCTTTTCCCTTTACCCTTGAATAGGGTCTGAGGTTAAATATGTCGTCTACCGCGACCGCTTCTGCCCGACTATTACTCTACGTAGAGTTCAAATGTCCTTTTATGCACCGCCCGGGTTAAGGCCCTTAACGAGCCCGCAGTCCGACCCAGTGGCCGTCCCCTGACCCTGGCTTTCCCTCCGACTCTAGCCGTGAGCACTAAACTTTGTGTCACCTTCATACTCAGCCCCTCTGCCCTCTGTATTCCGACTGGGAGGTTGAAGGGGTTACAGCCCCGCCCCGCGATATTTAATCTCTCTCACACGCAGCGTTTTTCTGCAGGCCGTGCTAGCGCCCCCGTAGGCGACCCTGAAGGCTTTACTACCGTGGGAGAGTGGGTTTCGCTGTCACTGCCCTATAAACACTGTACACAAGTCCCGCGGGTTGTAGTACGGACAAGTAAAACGTGGAATAAGCGAATAACCCTAGGACGTCCTTGATAGTCCGGTCGTCGTATATGTCATACTTCTTCTTCATCAATTTCAATAACGAGTAATAATAAACCGGGGTGACCGCCAAAATAAGCGGGTTTATATAAGCGAGTAAGCCTATGAAAGGCACGTAAATCATTGCCTCTTTTACCCTGTTAGTTTTCGGCCAACTGTAAGACCTTTTAGAAAATATAGAAGATAATAAGAGGAGAGAGAAGAGGAACCCCAGTTTGTCACTGATAAAAGACAGCAATAAAAATTCAGAAGCAAAATAATAGGAAAAGTTATTCGGGTTTTTCAGTACCTCTTTCCAATACCTCTTTAATAGCCTCCACTTCCCGTATTCCCATTTTAGTCTCTGCCTGAACCACCCCTTAAAGCCCTTTTCCATCTCCGCTAATAAAAACAGCCCGTCTGAGAAAACGACCTCCTTACCGAGCCCGTAACTAATTAAACTGGTCTCCAGATCGTCCCCCTCGTGTACCTTGGAGTGTAAGTCATATATTTCTAGGAAATCTTTAGACCTCCACAAAGACCCCGTACCGTTTATGAACAAGCCGTGATTTAACAGCCTCCTGACGTAGTATGTGGAGACTATGTGCTCTAAATCTTGGAGTTTTGTCAAAACGTTTTCGCCTCTGTTCCTAGCCCCTACCGGGTATACTATACACGAACCATCACTAAGCAAGTTTATTTCCCTTTTTTCTATTATAGTGTCAAGGCTCCCCCACTCATCGCCTATTAGCGGGTTTACTTTTATTGTCACGTCGTCGTCTATAAAAAACGGGTAGGTTATGTCCCCCTCCCTCACCCCAGTCGCGAGGGCCTCAATCTTACCCTTGTTCCCCTCGAGGTGGATGACTTCAATCTGTTTATGACTTTCCAGTTTTCTTAGGTATTCAACGGTCTCTGTCCTCTTAGAGCCGTCGTCCACTATGTAAATCGGTAAAGAGGTCTGCCCGTACAGACCCTTTACAGTCCTTTCTAAGACCCCTTGCCTCGTATTATGTACGGGGATTACGAAACCCGTATAGGCCATCCGGACGTTCACAACTGTTTGTTTTCTCTCTAAATAAAATTTACTTGCTCACCTACGAGTGTGCAGCCGTTACGTATTATTTATAGGTGAGGGTCCGGGATCGGGCTGCCCCTTTCGTGACAGCCACTAAGTTGTTGAGTACAAACCCCGTATAAAGGTCGAAGTGACATCTTCCTTGCAGGTCTTACTTATCGTCACCTCTCTGGTTCCCACGCGGTCACATTATTTGATAAACAGATGCTGATAGGGGGTATTTTAATTTATAATGGGTACTTAACTACCTTTCCAGCTTTACTTCTTAGTTTAAAATATTCTCTCAGCCCAACAAAATACGGTATTAATGAGAGGTGACGCTCTATGTAATACCTCGGGAAATTTTTAATGAAATAAAGCCTTTTATTATTAAAATATTTTTTATAATTTCTATAGCCAATCGAGGTAAGGATTAAATAAGCGCTAAAATCTAATATTGGCCACATCAAATAACTCATCTGTTTAGTTATTATCCCCTCTGCCAAGGCATAGTTCAATACCGCTTCATAATAAGGTAAAGTAAAATATGCACCGATCTGTAACTTATGTAACGTTGTCATGTTCTTTTCTATATTCTTATCTTTTAATGCATAGTCTAATAATACGTACCAAGCACCCTTAAACCATCTACCACTTTGTTTTAGAAATCCTTTAAAATCTACTTCTTCTTGAGAATATGCCATTGCTTCGGGTACGAAAATAATTTTGTACCCTTTAGATTGTAATATCACTGTGTGTAGCATGTCTTCCGCAGCGTTCTCTTTCATGTCCTCCGGGACGGGGTATTTCTTAAGTACACTGGTCTTGTACAAGATGTTGGAACCGGACATAGTCCAGTGAGACCTGGGATTCATCACATTTCTATATATAGGTAATAAAAAATTATATTCAAACCTCCTTATATCAACAAAGCTACCGTAACTCTTCTCTTCCCATATTTGAACCCAACCGTATGTTGCTACAACGTTAGGGTTCCTGTGGTACTTCAAACTGTTTTTTATCCAGTCCTTGTCTAACTTCGTGTCAGCATCTATAGTGGCGGTCAACTCGTATTCGCCCTCATCGACCATACTTACCATTTGGTTTAACGACCTCTGTTTGCCCAAGTTCTCCTCAGTGTGCTTAATGAGTATAAAATCCGGGTCACCATCTTTCTTGTTATTGGCTGTGCATATCTCTTTGTTTTCAGACACCTTTTCACAAGTCACTCCTCCAAAGTAGTCTTTAGCGAACCTCAATATCTCGTCCAGAGACCCGTCAGTGCTGTAATCGTCAGTGACGATTATTTTAGACGGCTTATAACTCTGGTTCAACACGGACTCCAAGACCTCATATACTGTGTCCCTCTTGTTCCTGCAAGGTATGACTACTGCTACCCTTGGTTTATAGTTAGGGTCATCAACGTAGTTTTTTCGGTCTCTCTTAGACTGTAAGTAACCTAGCGGGAAAAATAACCAATATGCAAACAAATAGGGTACAGTAACTTTCAGAACCTCCATGGCTAAAGAAAACTTGCTCTTAATACTCTCTCTCATTAACCATTCTCTAACTAAATTAACGCTTAACTCATATATATTTATCCTCAATTTAGCCCTCTCATCGTAAGCCGATGAATAAGATAAGTTTTCTCAACACTTTCCGTTACGAAGTTTCTCGGCCGTCCGTACTACTTAGGACCGAACGCGTTAAATGGCCTAGCAATTATAATCGGTAGTCTATAAGTTTTGAAATAAGAATACGCTAGTCTATCTGCGGCTAGTTTACTTACAGAGTACGGGTGCGTAGGATTTAACGGATGTTTTCATCTATTGGCGTATAAACTGGGTCTCCATACACTTCCGAGGAGGACTGTATTATTACTTTCTCTACTGAGGGAGATTCTAAACAAGCTTCTAAAACATTAATTGTACCATTTATATTTATGTCAAATGTTTCTTATATTTATGTCAAATGTTTCCCTCGGGTCTATTATTGACATATCCGGATTTGGCTGTGCTGCTAAATGATATACGATATCTATGTCTTTGACGATCGCCCTTACTTCTTTATAATCCCTTATATCCACCTTTGCAAATCTAATTCTCCCCCCATATTTTTTAAATAAGTAATAAATGGTTTCTTTCGTCGTGCTCCCATCCGGTCTAGATAATAACACTACTTTACTATTTTTCTCGTTTTCTAGTATATACTCTGTCAGATGTCCTCCTATAAACCCAGTACCTCCAGTAATTAATACTCTCGTCATAATCCCACTTTCACTATAATTTAAAATACCTCCCTATATTTTATTATTTCAAAGCCTTCAGCGTAGTCAACATTATTTATATATCCAAAGTATTTATTTATCCCTGCTATAACTTCTCTTTTCAAATAGTCCCTATGTCCTTGTGATTTATATTTTTCCAATACTTTTAATTTCTCTTCGAATACGTCGGATATATCTATAAAATAGTTTGGGCTGAAGTTGTTATATAACAACGGTGCCCAAAAAGACAGTACCTGTGGTACCCTCCTCCCCGCTATTTTTACCGCTTCCGCTACAGTCCTGTGGTCTTGGTGGGAGTCGTTTAGGCTGTGCGTATATAACCTGTCGGGGTCGAAGTCCTTTATAATAGTTTCTAACTCGTCCTTTATTTCATTGAATTTAGTATTTAGTAGCGTGTCGTGGAAACTGAATAGTTTATAGTCCTTTATACCTAGATAGCTTATTATCTCTAATACCTCCTTTTCTCTTTCTTTCGGTTCCCCTCCCTTTTCCCCCTTAGACAGGATCACATAAAGTACCTGATCCCCCTTCCTGACATGTTTTAGCAAAGTCCCCCCGGCCCCGAGTTCTATATCGTCGGGGTGAGCACCTATAAACATCACTCTCATTATAAATTTTTAGAGTATTAAGCAATTTAAATTCCTTACTGTGATTTTTGGTCTGTAACTCTCCTCCACAACAGTATTCGGTATACCCCTATATAGGCCGGTCAAGACCCTTATTGTCACAATTTTCAGCTTGTTAGGGATAAAGAAGTCCCTGAACACGTCGTCCCCTATATACACGGCGGGCGAATACTCTTTAAATATCCTCACGTTTTCCTCATTCAATTTGTCCTCCACGACTATGTAATTCAACTTTAGGCCGTATTTTTCCTCAATACTCTTTATCTTAACCCCCTGGAACTCCTTCCTCCCCTCGGTGTAAACGACCACGTCACCCCTCTTTAACAGATCCACGGCGTTTTTGTACAAGGTGACCCCCTTATTTTTGAAGTATTCTATTGACAATTCCCTGTATGACTTAACGAGGTCTTTCGGGTCTATATCTAGCCTCATGTCCTCTACCAGCGAGTCAAAGACCGGGTAGTGCATGGTCTTCGCCCTCACTGTCCTCACCAAATACTCGTATACTACACGTGAGTTTGTCCCGCATTTCCTTTGGACGGCTTTCGCTATCTTCCTGAACACGGGCTTTAAATACTGTTCTTGGTTGTATAACGTGTTGTCTAAGTCTATGAATATCATTTCCAATAATAAACTTGGGGTACCCTCACATATATACCTTCGTTAACCTTAAACCCACCTACTTTATTGCCCTCCCATATGTCTATTACTAACTTCGGTAAATTTACCCCCGCGGCGTCCGTTATGTCTAACCCGCCTGAGAACCTTATGTTTATCTCTTGTAATTTCGGGTTACCGTAGAGGTCTTCCCTGAACTGGACGTTAAACCCCCCGGTGAACTTTAAGTAAGACGTGACCTTTTTGACATACCCTAATATCTTTTCGTCCACCTTCACCCTCCCCACCACAGTTACCCCGGATCTAGTCTTTAACCTCACCCTGGGGACTGCTACGACCAGTTTACCATCCTTATCAGCTACTGCGTCCACAGTCCACTCAGTCCCGGGGAGGTACTCTACGTAAAAATACCCCTCTTCCCTTTTAAACTCCTCCCTGTCACCCGTGTACACCCCCCTACTCCCCCTACCTTTTACAGGCTTTTTTACGACCTTTTCCGACCTCATTGCCCTCGGGTCTTCAGAGTATTCCGGGACCAATTCCGGTACTTTATCCTCAAAATGCTTGTAAGTCTTTAACTTGTCCAAACAGACTTTTACTGTCTCTTTCGGGTGCAGGATAAACTTCTCCCTATACTTTAAACCCCTCTCCGCCATGACTTCGATCTCCTCGTCGACAGTAGGGATGACAAAGTCTATGTTTTCTTTCTCTATAACCTCCTCCAACGTCTGAATAAATTTTTCCATTTCATAAGCGGGCGGTATGACATAGTAACTGTCCGATAGGACGAACCCCTCGGAATATTCGTTAATGTCTGTAGAAACTATGTAGTACCCGTACTCCTTCAGCAACTTTATTACGTTTATCCCAGCCGGTCCACCCGCACCAGTAACTAGTATCCTCACAGTTTTAAATCACTAATTTGTCTTTAAATCTGTTTCTGGTAGGGGCTAAGTGTAAACCACTCCCTTACCAGTAATATGAACTGCTGAGAAAGCCTAGTAGTGGGAAATACGAAGGACTGTGGAGAAAACGTATCTTGTCCTTAGGGGGCTAAATTGAGGATAAATATATATGAGTTAAGCGTTAATTTAGTTAGAGAATGGTTAATGAGAGAGAGTATTAAGAGCAAGTTTTCTTTAGCCATGGAGGTTCTGAAAGTTACTGTACCCTATTTGTTTGCATATTGGTTATTTTTCCCGCTAGGTTACTTACAGTCTAAGAGGGACAGGAGGAATTATGTTGATGACCCTAACTATAAACCAAGGGTAGCAGTAGTCATACCTTGCAGGAACAAGAGGGACACAGTATATGAGGTCTTGGAGTCCGTGTTGAACCAGAGTTATAAGCCGTCTAAAATAATCGTCACTGACGATTACAGCACTGACGGGTCTCTGGACGAGATATTGAGGTTCGCTAAAGACTACTTTGGAGGAGTGACTTGTGAAAAGGTGTCTGAAAACAAAGAGATATGCACAGCTAATAACAAGAAAGATGGTGACCCGGATTTTATACTCATTAAGCACACTAAGGAGAACTTGGGCAAACAGAGGTCATTAAACCAAATGATAAGTATGGTCGATGAGGGCGAATACGAGTTGACCGCCACTATAGATGCTGACACGAAGTTAGACAAGGACTGGATAAGGAACAGTTTGAAGTACCACAGGAACCCTAACGTTGTAGCAACATACGGGTGGACACAGCTCTGGGAGGAGAAGAGTTATGGTAACTTCATAAACATAAGGAGGTTCGATTATAATTTCTTTTTGCCCGTATATAGGAGTTTATCAAATCCTAGGTCTAACTGGACTATATGCGGTTCTAACGTCTTGTATAAAACCAGTATACTTAAGAAATACCCCATCCCAGAACATATGAAGGAGAACGCTGCGGAAGACATGCTACACGCCGTAATACTACTGTCCAAGGGGTATAAGATAATTTTCGTCCCGGAATCGATAGCTTTCCCCAAAGAAGAGGTCGACTTTAAGGGTTTTCTGAAGCAGAGTGTTAGGTGGTTCAAGGGTACTTGGTACGTAATATTCGACGTAATATTCAAGAATAAAGAGATAAACAATAACTTAACGAGGCTGTATAAGCTACAGATAGGGTCGTTATTCACTTTACCGTATTACATAACCCTCGTAGACGCTTCTTTAATTTTCGGGCTGTTAACTCATGACATATACTCCCTTATATGGCCTGTCATAGACTACACCGTCTATTTTTTTATCACCTTAATAAGTTATTATAAACGCAGAGGGTATTTCAAAAACTTCAATATCCCAAGTCTAGTCAAAAACTACACCGTCTTTTATTTACAAAGGAACTTAATGCTGATCCCTTACTTTTTAGGACTAAAAGAATATACCTCGAGATTAAAAAACACTGAGGTGTGGGAGGCAAAGAACAAGTAGGCGTTGGGGCAAGTAATTCCTTATAATAAATTTTGCTTTAGAGCCAGTGCGTTAAGTGATAACAAAAAAGGCGTTAAGTTGAAACTTCCAAATTTTCCCTTACGAGCTTATCGTAGACAGAGTGACGATTTATGTATGTTCTAAAAATGGTTACGTGTAGAGCTCATACTCTTAAAAAACTTATTTCCTTTTCCTCATCATCGCTAGGACTATAACTAAAGCTACAACAAGAACCGTAAGTATGACTATTGGAATATAATTGGTGGGCTGTTGAGTATTAGCTGGAACTATCCCACCAACTCCTCCCGCGTTAGCCGGTTGCGGAAATGTCTCGGTTACATTCTGTACTACTACTGTCTCTGTCACGTTGGTATTGGTTATAGTGTATTCGCCCGGCAGAAGGCCTACTACCGGTAACCTACCGTTGGAAATCCACAAGAATGAAAAGTTATTTGCTCCTTTAACTTCTAATAGACCGCTCTCGTTAATTTCGACACTGCTGTTAAACTCGAGTAAACTCAGATTCGATAATTTGAGCACTTCAGCAGTATATGGCTGTAGAACAATAGGGGCTATGCTTTCATTATCATATGTTACATCTATTGTTAAGGTCTCGTTCGACTCGAAGCCCAAGTACGTCACGTTACCAGCGGGTACTAAAACTTCTATACTATTATTAGTCCTTGAAACGAGAATGTACGGGTTATTCGTTAATACGTGAGTTCCGTTTATTATTATCTTTGTGGAGTTTATATTTAATACCGCTAATGGTGGGTCGCTTGCTATTTGAAGTATTAAGAGACCAGTAGTAGGTAGTAAAAGGGGGTTTAAATATGAATTAGTAAGCAGAAGGTAAATAAGGGTGTGGATAGCGTAATTCTTAATATCTTCATATGTGGAGTTACTAAACGTTACGGGAGGTGTGATATTTCCTAGACTTATTGGTCTAGAATCTTCACTTATAGTCGAATTAGCACTTTCAGCAAGAGAAACCAACATACCTAAACTCGTATTTACTTCTTCAAAGTCTATTTGTGATGCTTCATACGCTATTTGAACTGATTTAGGATTCGAGACACCTAAAAATGTAATAAACACCTCGCCTATTATGTTAGTATATGTGAATTTTTCTATTAAATATATCTGATACCATATATTAAACCAGATATATTTATTTAATGTAATACTCGAATATAATTCACTCGCAAGCGTGAGATTTATATTACTAGAAGTCTGAAATTCTGTGATTAACGTGTTCAGCCCAGAGTAACTT belongs to Stygiolobus caldivivus and includes:
- a CDS encoding type II toxin-antitoxin system VapC family toxin, which codes for MSYVFDASSIIRLISEKRVGVLGGNYTVPLAKFELGNTVWKYVILHKTLSEDEGLRLINIISEVLTTMDVIDVDEVEVEKVALTYKLSFYDASYVQLAIGLSLPLVTEDKKLKEKVRGKINVTSADEVTP
- a CDS encoding ATP-grasp domain-containing protein, with translation MRILVTGAGGPAGINVIKLLKEYGYYIVSTDINEYSEGFVLSDSYYVIPPAYEMEKFIQTLEEVIEKENIDFVIPTVDEEIEVMAERGLKYREKFILHPKETVKVCLDKLKTYKHFEDKVPELVPEYSEDPRAMRSEKVVKKPVKGRGSRGVYTGDREEFKREEGYFYVEYLPGTEWTVDAVADKDGKLVVAVPRVRLKTRSGVTVVGRVKVDEKILGYVKKVTSYLKFTGGFNVQFREDLYGNPKLQEINIRFSGGLDITDAAGVNLPKLVIDIWEGNKVGGFKVNEGIYVRVPQVYYWK
- a CDS encoding PIG-L deacetylase family protein, translated to MRVMFIGAHPDDIELGAGGTLLKHVRKGDQVLYVILSKGEKGGEPKEREKEVLEIISYLGIKDYKLFSFHDTLLNTKFNEIKDELETIIKDFDPDRLYTHSLNDSHQDHRTVAEAVKIAGRRVPQVLSFWAPLLYNNFSPNYFIDISDVFEEKLKVLEKYKSQGHRDYLKREVIAGINKYFGYINNVDYAEGFEIIKYREVF
- a CDS encoding nucleotidyltransferase domain-containing protein is translated as MSWEYLKKKWEERKGYLKDARRYVRLIKEVCVEKVDPECRVILFGSVARGDYRDDSDIDVLVVTDKAVTVWDKVNIQVVIEGELNIGSPFEFHIVTRKEFEGWYKRFIDVYEEF
- a CDS encoding CopG family transcriptional regulator, whose protein sequence is MGKTVIISVRVPEELKRELEKYNIDEAEVVRKALINEVKKAKARELEKRLDDVVKKISVDDVVKSIREDRDSR
- a CDS encoding glycosyltransferase → MRINIYELSVNLVREWLMRESIKSKFSLAMEVLKVTVPYLFAYWLFFPLGYLQSKRDRKNYVDDPNYKPRVAVVIPCRNKRDTVYEVLESVLNQSYKPSKIIVTDDYSTDGSLDEILRFAKDYFGGVTCEKVSENKEICTANNKKDGDPDFILIKHTEENLGKQRSLNQMVSMVDEGEYELTATIDADTKLDKDWIKNSLKYHRNPNVVATYGWVQIWEEKSYGSFVDIRRFEYNFLLPIYRNVMNPRSHWTMSGSNILYKTSVLKKYPVPEDMKENAAEDMLHTVILQSKGYKIIFVPEAMAYSQEEVDFKGFLKQSGRWFKGAWYVLLDYALKDKNIEKNMTTLHKLQIGAYFTLPYYEAVLNYALAEGIITKQMSYLMWPILDFSAYLILTSIGYRNYKKYFNNKRLYFIKNFPRYYIERHLSLIPYFVGLREYFKLRSKAGKVVKYPL
- a CDS encoding glycosyltransferase; translated protein: MNVRMAYTGFVIPVHNTRQGVLERTVKGLYGQTSLPIYIVDDGSKRTETVEYLRKLESHKQIEVIHLEGNKGKIEALATGVREGDITYPFFIDDDVTIKVNPLIGDEWGSLDTIIEKREINLLSDGSCIVYPVGARNRGENVLTKLQDLEHIVSTYYVRRLLNHGLFINGTGSLWRSKDFLEIYDLHSKVHEGDDLETSLISYGLGKEVVFSDGLFLLAEMEKGFKGWFRQRLKWEYGKWRLLKRYWKEVLKNPNNFSYYFASEFLLLSFISDKLGFLFSLLLLSSIFSKRSYSWPKTNRVKEAMIYVPFIGLLAYINPLILAVTPVYYYSLLKLMKKKYDIYDDRTIKDVLGLFAYSTFYLSVLQPAGLVYSVYRAVTAKPTLPR
- a CDS encoding glycosyltransferase: MRINIYELSVNLVREWLMRESIKSKFSLAMEVLKVTVPYLFAYWLFFPLGYLQSKRDRRNYVDDPNYKPRVAVVIPCRNKRDTVYEVLESVLNQSYKPSKIIVTDDYSTDGSLDEILRFAKDYFGGVTCEKVSENKEICTANNKKDGDPDFILIKHTKENLGKQRSLNQMISMVDEGEYELTATIDADTKLDKDWIRNSLKYHRNPNVVATYGWTQLWEEKSYGNFINIRRFDYNFFLPVYRSLSNPRSNWTICGSNVLYKTSILKKYPIPEHMKENAAEDMLHAVILLSKGYKIIFVPESIAFPKEEVDFKGFLKQSVRWFKGTWYVIFDVIFKNKEINNNLTRLYKLQIGSLFTLPYYITLVDASLIFGLLTHDIYSLIWPVIDYTVYFFITLISYYKRRGYFKNFNIPSLVKNYTVFYLQRNLMLIPYFLGLKEYTSRLKNTEVWEAKNK
- a CDS encoding GDP-mannose 4,6-dehydratase: MTRVLITGGTGFIGGHLTEYILENEKNSKVVLLSRPDGSTTKETIYYLFKKYGGRIRFAKVDIRDYKEVRAIVKDIDIVYHLAAQPNPDMSIIDPRETFDINIRNI